A genomic window from Sporosarcina sp. Marseille-Q4063 includes:
- a CDS encoding DUF58 domain-containing protein, with protein MNEELFPNQLLSRLGGLSIATKSGRLGHHKGTHRSRKTGSSLDFSDFREYHMGDDIRHIDWNVYARTGQPFIKQYLDEQEMRIHIVLDSTKSMQVDGKWDYARKICVGLGHIALKSGDTVSVSTRVQGQSRFIRKKGVAQRAAVTKFLSSIEEPNSESGFTDNLLSYIPKALTVLFLVTDGLEETENWAHLFKRLRGICNDVRVILVQSESEELPSYEGDVRLVDIESDDGVEVTMTNRSIRQYIEAKEIHEGKLFALAKKYGIQIIHGKVHAGVMTLMTKRMRQVGWLE; from the coding sequence ATGAATGAAGAATTATTTCCAAATCAGCTATTAAGTCGATTGGGTGGGCTATCAATTGCGACAAAGTCTGGTAGACTCGGCCATCATAAAGGAACACACCGATCTAGAAAGACGGGTTCTTCATTAGATTTTTCGGATTTCCGGGAATATCATATGGGCGATGATATTCGTCATATCGATTGGAATGTGTATGCGCGAACGGGTCAACCCTTTATAAAACAATATCTTGATGAACAAGAAATGCGCATTCATATCGTATTGGATTCAACGAAATCCATGCAGGTAGATGGAAAATGGGATTATGCTCGTAAAATTTGTGTCGGTCTAGGTCATATTGCGTTAAAAAGCGGCGATACAGTTTCAGTTTCGACACGGGTTCAAGGTCAAAGTCGCTTCATCCGAAAAAAAGGGGTTGCACAGCGGGCAGCAGTCACGAAATTTCTTTCGTCAATTGAAGAACCGAATTCAGAAAGTGGATTCACAGACAACCTATTGAGCTATATTCCAAAGGCATTAACAGTTTTATTTCTCGTTACGGATGGACTTGAAGAAACGGAAAACTGGGCGCATTTATTTAAAAGGTTACGAGGCATTTGTAATGATGTGCGTGTTATTCTTGTGCAGTCAGAATCAGAGGAATTGCCATCCTATGAAGGCGATGTTCGATTGGTTGATATCGAGAGTGACGACGGCGTTGAAGTGACAATGACAAACCGTTCAATTCGCCAATATATCGAGGCGAAAGAAATCCACGAAGGTAAATTATTCGCGCTTGCAAAAAAATATGGAATCCAAATTATTCACGGGAAAGTACATGCAGGCGTTATGACATTGATGACGAAAAGGATGCGCCAAGTTGGTTGGCTGGAATAG